Proteins from a single region of Trichoplusia ni isolate ovarian cell line Hi5 chromosome 3, tn1, whole genome shotgun sequence:
- the LOC113491700 gene encoding zonadhesin-like, giving the protein MLFFDNTEIGMLAYFASLVFLLCAKGVILFRTSTCLRDNEEFSLCGWRCPATCINLRFLASDMCPSTWDCRVGCRCSPGYVRDEYSKQCVLVKNCPEASKCPTGEVLGSNLQCITRKHISNTNESHWDDYN; this is encoded by the exons ATGTTGTTTTTTGATAACACTGAAATCGGAATGCTCGCATATTTTGCAAGTCTTGTGTTCCTGCTATGTGCTAAGGGTGTGATCTTGTTCAGGACTTCGACTTGTTTACGAGACAATGAGGAGTTCTCTCTGTGCGGGTGGAGATGTCCAGCCACATGCATTAACTTAAGGTTTTTAGCATCAG ACATGTGCCCTTCGACGTGGGACTGTCGGGTGGGTTGCAGATGTTCACCTGGCTACGTGAGAGACGAGTACTCCAAGCAATGCGTGCTAGTCAAGAACTGTCCag AAGCATCAAAATGTCCTACAGGTGAAGTCCTGGGTTCGAACCTACAATGCATCACTCGTAAGCACATTAGCAACACTAACGAGTCGCACTGGGATGATTACAATTGA
- the LOC113491693 gene encoding stress response protein NST1-like, with amino-acid sequence MKTLVVVSALVSLALAAPSTPGEGLKDRSPDWHYQAQPGLADVIKREKKSPLDTILQNEATNIEDIDTSVPAQTSRSMALKKPLIVRRKYGHHTLFRDSEEEKALTDSHETCSRQVKVKLCGEDRDFGSSRSHVTHDSDIHMSEDDVKHSILMAKEAVETLQRDLKKMDHHAAMKLRTHESESDTELHEDIEKARKALEHIHQNFGNLESMNLQATASRDSEAMQNVHITIAKTDEERMAQWKEAMENIQKNVEIARNIEDSFKAASHQDSMVVEKTGIETDKKEHQLNENVDTQLLTNGDSQMRSMEQTSLNHEEKEITEDKTMNQEVNEHLTTQNARQQEATDVDMNMSPSANIEMRETEVKNQELLGSEGQEVEEHAKTAEEKIEHVQSHTSMNLEHETTHSHQHHHHHHHHQEKSSEMNQHMSMDQTEHHTSQLPLTEVTEESVETKLARENVPESEMVVHTITNNIKPTSDSLKEHPRTVEQVDINAEQHLKHEKSAEETTNDMIDFLAKSAEQLKEEAKESENVMTESQTISELGKAAEISTLNHVQIVEPKEAVEIEEKKIDSIPKSSEHSELKDLQGTATHHENKMMAKAVEHKEHVVDHMVEHLEMPHLTTLTAPKHAEENHHHHLHHIHPEIALGHVSPKNTIEESMNIPEDNIENHMIQEHEIDHMRHSYIPEHAHQPNRIGFAHDYDLSSHGQHQVHPYPLRNHHSMMSHPGMHDLGNFGGVHSNYHGGMREAMEGLGSEHNFRWQPTHESARGAYGAGLSGSLGPAGGAVGVFPTANTGGCGIPLLLSCSPSVVSGSLAKPHSIGGSYGPSYRNEEDFGFHNKRDIKKTNEHRTTNTLRSSAIIKQKTPTLLDTKQ; translated from the coding sequence ATGAAGACACTTGTAGTCGTATCTGCTCTGGTGTCTCTCGCCTTGGCAGCCCCCTCTACCCCCGGAGAGGGCCTAAAGGACCGTAGTCCAGACTGGCACTACCAAGCTCAGCCTGGCTTAGCCGACGTTATCAAGAGAGAGAAGAAATCCCCATTGGATACTATTCTACAGAATGAAGCAACAAACATTGAAGATATCGACACCAGTGTTCCTGCTCAGACATCCAGAAGCATGGCGCTGAAGAAACCTTTGATTGTTAGAAGAAAGTATGGACACCACACACTGTTCCGCGATTCCGAAGAAGAAAAGGCCCTCACCGACTCCCACGAGACTTGCTCCAGACAAGTTAAAGTTAAGCTTTGTGGCGAAGATCGTGACTTCGGAAGTTCTAGGAGCCATGTTACTCACGACAGCGATATTCACATGTCCGAAGACGATGTAAAACATAGCATACTGATGGCAAAAGAGGCTGTAGAGACTTTGCAGCGTGACCTGAAGAAAATGGACCACCATGCCGCTATGAAATTGCGCACACATGAATCAGAGTCTGACACTGAGTTGCATGAAGATATTGAAAAAGCTAGAAAGGCTTTGGAACACATTCACCAAAATTTTGGTAATCTGGAATCGATGAACTTGCAGGCTACCGCTTCCAGGGACTCAGAAGCTATGCAGAATGTTCATATAACTATTGCGAAAACAGATGAAGAAAGAATGGCACAGTGGAAAGAAGCCATGGAAAACATTCAGAAAAATGTTGAGATAGCTAGAAACATCGAAGATAGTTTCAAAGCTGCTAGTCATCAAGACAGTATGGTGGTGGAGAAAACTGGAATTGAAACTGACAAGAAAGAGCatcaattaaatgaaaatgttgatACTCAACTACTCACAAATGGTGACAGTCAAATGCGGTCTATGGAGCAAACATCTTTAAATCacgaagaaaaagaaattactGAAGATAAGACCATGAACCAAGAAGTAAATGAACACCTTACAACTCAGAACGCTAGACAACAAGAAGCCACTGATGTTGATATGAACATGTCTCCTTCTGCTAATATTGAAATGCGTGAAACTGAAGTTAAAAATCAAGAGTTATTAGGAAGCGAAGGTCAAGAAGTAGAAGAGCATGCAAAAACGGCGGAAGAAAAAATAGAACATGTTCAGTCTCACACGAGCATGAATCTTGAACACGAGACCACTCATAGCCATCagcatcatcaccatcatcaccATCACCAGGAGAAAAGCTCTGAAATGAATCAACATATGTCAATGGACCAAACTGAACATCATACTTCCCAGTTACCGTTAACTGAAGTAACTGAAGAAAGTGTAGAAACTAAACTGGCTCGGGAAAATGTTCCTGAATCGGAGATGGTTGTCCACACCATTACAAACAACATTAAGCCAACTTCAGACAGTTTAAAGGAACATCCACGCACTGTTGAACAAGTTGATATCAACGCTGAACAACACTTGAAACATGAAAAGAGCGCGGAGGAGACAACTAATGATATGATTGATTTTCTTGCCAAGTCTGCAGAGCAGTTGAAAGAAGAGGCAAAAGAAAGTGAAAATGTAATGACAGAATCACAAACCATTTCAGAACTTGGAAAGGCTGCTGAAATTTCAACTCTGAATCACGTTCAAATTGTGGAACCAAAAGAGGCCGTTGAAatagaagaaaagaaaattgatagTATCCCTAAATCGTCTGAACATTCAGAACTTAAAGACTTACAGGGAACTGCCACacatcatgaaaataaaatgatggcTAAGGCGGTTGAACACAAAGAGCACGTGGTTGATCACATGGTAGAACATTTAGAAATGCCTCACCTGACCACTTTAACAGCGCCCAAACATGCAGAAGAAAACCACCACCACCACTTGCATCATATTCACCCAGAAATTGCCTTGGGTCATGTATCTCCTAAAAATACCATTGAAGAATCAATGAACATTCCGGAAGACAACATCGAAAATCACATGATCCAGGAACATGAGATTGATCACATGAGACATTCTTACATTCCGGAACACGCTCACCAACCTAATAGAATAGGCTTTGCACATGACTACGACCTTTCAAGCCACGGCCAACACCAGGTGCATCCTTACCCCTTGAGAAATCACCACAGCATGATGTCACATCCCGGTATGCATGACTTGGGTAATTTCGGAGGCGTGCACTCTAATTACCATGGAGGTATGAGGGAAGCTATGGAAGGCCTTGGGTCCGAGCACAACTTCCGTTGGCAGCCCACACACGAGTCTGCTAGAGGAGCTTATGGAGCTGGTCTGTCAGGCTCCTTAGGGCCTGCTGGTGGAGCTGTCGGTGTATTCCCGACCGCAAACACCGGTGGTTGTGGCATCCCCTTGCTGCTGAGCTGTTCTCCATCTGTAGTATCTGGCAGCTTGGCCAAACCTCACTCCATCGGTGGCTCGTACGGACCCTCGTACAGAAATGAAGAGGACTTCGGATTCCACAACAAGCGTGACATCAAGAAGACAAACGAGCACAGAACTACCAACACCCTGCGCAGCAGCGCCATCATCAAGCAGAAGACTCCCACATTACTAGACACTAAACAATAA
- the LOC113491696 gene encoding uncharacterized protein LOC113491696: protein MTMLCACVVFCVSFGFIQTVPITYNEPYEVNEDYLNSDYNAIVRAARNLMLNPASESLLPLGDASHLEDTGIFQHNDVIRLPTVPTVPSGDFFVMPQIPYIDDRNVLPYVLNADNLQSWRNQYLQTPYIDQPNYETGSMNLESSPYEVDLYPVVHTSLSAALNPVPAIHTLPPVYSTHIHETIPSLEERGDYDLDVLNPENSELSVPNLRISRSRTGDYMDELRHEAIMSNILPTMPVPYVRGTEHYELPQREHFQRPLIGVYPNGAANDCALPLLFNCSPGVVRGTMSDAYPDYVRSGLSETSYRQRRYNPENKHPIKRDSNKLMSILL, encoded by the coding sequence ATGACAATGTTATGTGCCTGTGTCGTGTTTTGTGTGAGCTTCGGCTTTATCCAGACTGTTCCTATAACTTATAATGAACCTTATGAAGTAAACGAAGATTACTTGAACTCTGATTACAATGCGATAGTGAGAGCTGCGCGCAATTTGATGCTAAACCCAGCCTCTGAGTCTCTGCTACCGTTAGGAGATGCAAGCCATTTAGAGGACACAGGGATATTTCAACATAATGACGTCATTCGCCTGCCCACGGTACCAACTGTACCTTCTGGAGATTTTTTCGTCATGCCACAGATCCCATACATCGATGACAGAAATGTTCTACCATATGTTTTAAACGCAGACAATCTACAGTCGTGGAGAAACCAGTACTTGCAGACACCTTACATTGATCAACCTAACTACGAAACAGGATCAATGAACCTTGAATCAAGCCCATATGAGGTAGATTTATATCCTGTGGTTCATACAAGTTTATCGGCAGCGCTGAACCCGGTACCCGCTATTCACACATTACCTCCAGTTTATTCGACACACATTCACGAAACCATTCCGTCCTTGGAAGAAAGAGGGGACTACGACTTAGACGTGCTGAATCCTGAAAACTCAGAGCTTTCCGTACCGAACTTGCGGATAAGTCGTTCGAGAACAGGGGATTACATGGACGAGTTGAGACATGAGGCCATTATGAGCAATATTCTGCCGACGATGCCTGTGCCGTATGTACGAGGTACTGAACACTATGAACTGCCACAACGGGAGCATTTTCAAAGACCACTGATAGGGGTTTATCCCAACGGTGCCGCGAATGACTGCGCTCTACCCTTGCTTTTCAACTGCTCTCCTGGTGTCGTCCGTGGCACAATGTCTGATGCATACCCAGATTACGTACGTTCTGGATTATCAGAGACATCTTACAGGCAAAGAAGATACAACCCGGAAAATAAGCATCCAATAAAACGAGATAGTAATAAACTAATGAGTATCTTACTGTAA
- the LOC113491694 gene encoding pescadillo homolog: MVSKKKKKYSSGEGAQFMTRKAALKKLQLSLKDFRRICILKGIYPREPRNRKRAQKGAGGIKTLYHTKDIKFLLHEPIIWKLRELKVYQQKIRRARAMREYKQMKKYLRDHPQINIDHIVKERYPTFVDALRDLDDCLTLCFLFSTFPSLKKVPRDQSMLCRRLTVEFMHAVIAAKALRKVFVSIKGYYYQVELEGQTITWIVPHHFSFQPQSKDEVDFKIMSTFVDFYTMMLGFVNFKLYHSLNLVYPPKLTAAFSADTDKDLIDEHVYVAERIAAMNMSLSKVAGANEAEDLPEIDIFNTEDEDPQKLEEAKLEAEKVKKLKTMFKGLKFFINREVPREPLVFIIRCFGGEVSWDRDHFVGATFDESDESIAYHIVDRPSMDKQYLSRYYVQPQWVFDSVNARTLLPINQYLMGAVLPPHLSPFVDKTKDQVYIPPEERALNDPDFKPLDGNESGTDIEEASDEDKDDEEEEDSEEDGDAEAALAKQYQQEVEEDSTSDEDDSVDPEKKKLAKEKKKAMAVTAGVPHKEHPYQKEIEDKQAFRLREKLVRKKHRNLYKSMKAGQEKRKKEIWLLRKKRRLHDEKVKEEKKVEKRKQKVQALEASA; this comes from the exons ATGGTTtctaaaaagaagaagaag TATTCATCCGGAGAGGGAGCGCAATTTATGACTAGGAAAGCAGCTTTAAAGAAGCTTCAGCTGTCTCTTAAAGATTTCAGAcgtatttgtatattaaaagGTATTTATCCGAGGGAACCTCGCAACCGTAAAAGGGCCCAGAAAGGTGCTGGTGGGATCAAAACACTATACCATACGAAGGATATCAAGTTTTTGTTACACGAACCTATAATATGGAAGCTCAGGGAGTTAAAA gtatatcaacaaaaaattcGTCGGGCAAGGGCCATGAGGGAGTACAAGCAAATGAAGAAGTATCTACGTGACCACCCACAGATTAACATTGACCATATTGTGAAAGAAAGATACCCTACATTTGTAGATGCACTGCGTGACCTGGACGACTGCCTCACATTATGTTTCCTCTTCAGTACTTTCCCTTCACTCAAGAAAGTCCCACGAGACCAGTCCATGCTCTGCCGAAGACTGACTGTAGAGTTCATGCACGCAGTGATTGCGGCAAAAGCACTCCGTAAAGTATTTGTATCAATTAAAGGATACTATTATCAAGTTGAACTTGAAGGTCAGACTATTACTTGGATTGTTCCACATCATTTCTCATTCCAg CCTCAAAGTAAGGATGAAGttgatttcaaaattatgtCTACATTTGTTGATTTCTACACAATGATGCTTGGCTTTGTCAACTTCAAATTATACCATTCACTCAACCTGGTTTATCCACCTAAACTAACTGCGGCATTCAGTGCTGATACAGACAAGGACCTGATTGATGAACATGTGTATGTAGCAGAAAGGATAGCAGCCATGAACATGTCGTTATCCAAAGTAGCTGGAGCAAATGAAGCCGAAGACTTACCAGAAATAGACATCTTCAACACAGAAGATGAAGATCCACAGAAGTTGGAAGAAGCTAAACTAGAAGCTGAAAAGGttaaaaagcttaaaacaaTGTTCAAAGGTCTTAAATTCTTCATTAACAGAGAGGTTCCCAGGGAGCCGCTGGTCTTCATAATCCGTTGCTTTGGAGGTGAAGTGTCCTGGGACAGAGACCATTTCGTAGGCGCCACATTTGACGAATCTGATGAAAGCATTGCCTACCACATTGTTGACAGGCCATCAATGGATAAACAGTATCTGTCCCGTTACTATGTTCAGCCTCAATGGGTATTTGACAGTGTTAATGCAAGGACTTTACTTCCTATCAACCAATATCTGATGGGTGCAGTTCTACCACCACATCTCTCACCATTTGTTGATAAAACTAAGGATCAAGTGTATATTCCTCCTGAAGAGAGGGCACTCAATGATCCAGACTTTAAACCATTGG ATGGTAATGAATCTGGCACTGATATTGAAGAAGCCAGCGATGAGGATAAAGATGATGAAGAAGAAGAGGATTCAGAGGAAGATGGTGATGCTGAGGCAGCTCTAGCCAAGCAGTACCAGCAGGAAGTGGAAGAAGACTCTACTTCAGATGAAGATGACTCAGTAGACCCTGAGAAAAAGAAACTAGCTAAGGAGAAG aAAAAGGCAATGGCTGTTACTGCTGGTGTACCTCATAAGGAGCATCCCTACCAGAAGGAAATAGAGGATAAGCAAGCTTTCAGATTAAGGGAGAAACTTGTACGCAAGAAGCATAGAAATCTATACAAAAGCATGAAGGCTGGCCAAGAGAAACGCAAGAAGGAAATATGGCTGCTCAGGAAGAAACGACGCCTTCACGACGAAAAGGTTAAGGAAGAAAAGAAAGTAGAGAAACGTAAACAAAAAGTCCAAGCATTGGAAGCTTCAGCTTAa
- the LOC113491697 gene encoding elastin-like, producing the protein MKVILLAGVFAVVALSVAGAPTYKEEEVPYANQRYLEDYLRQRRTPYGAGYVPPCAAAAASQLQVPVYAAVPQYGVPHYGYSGPHYRSVEHQNDEILGFSDMDVVPEPVQMARYGGYGGAALGGLPAGGSPVGISSYGGHGLSSYSSGPALGVFPNARVSGCNVPLLFSCSPSIVSGHMMESHGLGGLGGLAGAGGASGAPLSALPAGLPGSYRIVDEPVHHEAHVQQEAAEHEHAEHTEAVHEATSATHQ; encoded by the coding sequence ATGAAGGTGATACTCTTGGCTGGTGTGTTCGCCGTCGTAGCCCTGTCAGTGGCTGGAGCTCCAACTTACAAAGAGGAAGAAGTACCTTACGCGAACCAGCGATATCTTGAAGACTATCTTCGTCAGCGACGAACTCCTTACGGAGCCGGGTACGTGCCGCCGTGCGCCGCCGCTGCTGCCAGCCAACTCCAGGTTCCAGTCTACGCCGCCGTGCCGCAGTACGGAGTACCACACTATGGATATTCTGGACCGCACTACCGCAGCGTAGAGCACCAGAACGATGAGATACTAGGTTTCTCCGATATGGACGTTGTTCCGGAACCTGTGCAGATGGCAAGATATGGAGGCTACGGCGGTGCGGCTTTAGGTGGCCTCCCAGCTGGCGGCTCACCTGTTGGTATCTCTTCCTACGGCGGGCATGGGCTCAGCTCGTATTCATCAGGACCTGCGCTAGGTGTATTCCCCAACGCTAGGGTCAGTGGTTGCAACGTTCCGCTGCTATTCAGCTGTTCGCCGTCTATAGTGTCTGGACACATGATGGAGTCTCATGGCCTAGGTGGCCTAGGCGGCCTAGCCGGTGCCGGTGGCGCAAGCGGTGCACCGCTGTCCGCCCTGCCGGCTGGTCTGCCAGGATCGTACAGGATTGTGGACGAGCCCGTGCACCACGAGGCTCACGTGCAGCAGGAAGCAGCAGAACATGAACACGCAGAACATACCGAGGCTGTCCATGAAGCCACCTCCGCTACACACCAATAG
- the LOC113491695 gene encoding protein pelota — MKLVHKNIEKDGCGSIGLIAEEPEDMWHAYNLIAEGDAVTASTVRKVQTESATGSSTSNRVRTTLTISVKSIDFDTLACVLRLNGRNIVENQYVKMGAYHTLDLELNRKFILQKTLWDSVALERVDTACDPTANADVAAIVMQEGLAHVCLITPSMTLLRSKIDITIPRKRKGFTQQHEKGLNKFYEAVMQAIIRHIDFSVVKCVIVASPGFVKDQFFEYMIQQAIKTDNKLLIDNKSKFLLVKASSGFKHALKEVLQEPAVMAKISDTKAASEVKLLESFYTMLQLEPAKAFYGKKHVQRANEALAIETLMISDKLFRCQDILQRKEYVALVDSVRDNGGEVRIFSSMHVSGEQLDQLTGIAAVLRFPMPELEDSDAEDESDHDSN; from the exons ATGAAGCttgttcacaaaaatattgagAAAGATGGCTGCGG GAGTATTGGGCTCATTGCTGAAGAGCCAGAGGATATGTGGCATGCATACAACCTGATAGCTGAGGGTGATGCAGTTACTGCATCGACTGTCCGTAAAGTTCAAACAGAATCTGCTACAGGCTCATCAACTAGTAACAGAGTGAGGACAACACTCACCATTTCTGTTAAATCTATTGATTTTGATACCCTAGCATGTGTTCTCAGGCTAAATGGACGGAATATTGTGGAGAACCAGTATGTAAAG ATGGGCGCTTACCACACACTAGACTTGGAATTGAATAGGAAATTTATACTTCAGAAGACATTATGGGATTCTGTGGCTTTGGAAAGAGTTGATACAGCCTGTGATCCCACAGCTAATGCTGATGTTGCCGCTATTGTTATGCAAGAAGGTCTTGCACATGTCTGTCTTATTACACCCTCTATGACACTACTGAGGTCAAAAATAGACATCACTATTCCGAGAAAGCGAAAAGGATTTACACAGCAACATGAAAAG GGTCTCAATAAATTCTATGAAGCGGTTATGCAAGCAATTATAAGGCATATTGATTTCAGTGTTGTAAAATGTGTTATTGTTGCCTCACCGGGATTTGTTAAAGATCAGTTCTTTGAGTACATGATCCAACAGGCTATCAAAACTGATAACAAACTGCTTATTGATAATAAAAGCAAGTTTTTATTGGTCAAAGCTTCTTCTGGATTTAAACATGCTTTAAAAG AGGTATTACAAGAGCCAGCAGTGATGGCGAAGATCTCAGATACGAAAGCCGCTAGTGAAGTGAAATTACTCGAGTCTTTTTACACCATGCTACAGCTGGAGCCAGCCAAAGCATTCTATGGAAAGAAACATGTACAGCGTGCGAATGAGGCGCTTGCTATTGAAACACTCATGAtttctgataaattatttaG ATGTCAAGATATACTGCAACGCAAAGAGTACGTTGCTTTAGTGGATTCTGTAAGAGATAATGGCGGCGAAGTTCGGATTTTCTCAAGCATGCACGTGTCTGGAGAAC AATTGGATCAGCTGACGGGAATTGCGGCTGTACTGCGTTTTCCTATGCCAGAGCTAGAAGATAGTGATGCTGAAGACGAAAGTGACCACGATTCAAATTAG
- the LOC113491699 gene encoding uncharacterized protein LOC113491699 produces MHVTSAIPFVALAFTLVAGYPNLWNGNHLSPVHGIYVQPSTNGITGDLLVAATEENGVKTQWAVDQPINFIPVTTATQPQAGAVAVPYAQNCQTSQDENSTQKRAVVSNPVQYAYALPVPTGKQGENTPVAYAYPIAAATAVTTETPKCEHGNALHYPYQFPYQLFYPQLMAAYSNAMSILKDVGLSEDSASAVMAQATPTWPSSYAYPMYVMVDPNTWNQNQATTTTAPPTTSSKPTSEETTQP; encoded by the coding sequence atgcacGTGACAAGTGCAATACCTTTCGTTGCACTAGCTTTTACATTAGTGGCTGGCTATCCCAATTTGTGGAATGGGAATCATTTAAGTCCGGTGCACGGAATCTACGTACAGCCTTCAACGAATGGAATCACAGGAGACCTCCTCGTTGCAGCCACTGAGGAAAATGGAGTGAAGACACAATGGGCCGTTGACCAGCCTATCAACTTCATTCCTGTAACAACTGCAACACAACCACAAGCTGGGGCCGTCGCCGTACCTTATGCTCAAAACTGTCAAACTTCGCAAGATGAAAATTCTACGCAGAAGCGTGCTGTAGTGTCCAATCCAGTACAATATGCCTACGCCTTACCGGTGCCTACCGGCAAACAGGGAGAGAATACTCCTGTGGCGTATGCTTACCCAATAGCTGCGGCTACGGCAGTCACGACGGAGACTCCTAAATGTGAACATGGAAACGCGCTACACTACCCTTATCAGTTTCCCTACCAGTTATTCTATCCTCAATTAATGGCCGCTTACTCAAATGCAATGAGTATTCTGAAGGATGTGGGACTAAGTGAGGATTCAGCCAGTGCAGTCATGGCGCAAGCAACTCCAACGTGGCCTTCCTCCTACGCCTACCCTATGTATGTGATGGTTGACCCGAATACATGGAACCAAAACCAAGCAACAACTACAACTGCACCACCTACAACATCTTCCAAGCCAACATCAGAAGAAACAACACAACCTTAG